A single Crateriforma conspicua DNA region contains:
- a CDS encoding alpha-N-arabinofuranosidase: MKISFQMRIGVALLLLWGCTHLSHAQTKIVVDATKADSVIAPEIYGQFAEHLGGCVYGGLWVGPDSQIPNEQGYRKDVLDALKRLNVPVLRWPGGCFADDYHWRDGIGPRDDRPRTLNIYWGGDETNAFGTHEFLDLCEILGCEAYVAGNVGSGTVEEMREWVEYMTSDSNSTLAQMRRMNGREKPWRVKYFGVGNENWGCGGNMTAEYYSDLYRRYATYVRNFSGNHITKVANGPSGRDVPFMDTLVRNAHKQADAFSMHYYVLPGADWNAKGDALNFPESEWFSVMQQTYQVEDLIKDYIAILDEVDPNRRLDLYVDEWGTWYDQAPDAPSALYQQNTIRDAVSAALFFHIFHEHADRITMGNIAQVVNVLQAMILTRDDRMLLTPTYHVFEMYKIHQGAKHIPLDVNSPAYTCTTANAPPTNPSASFKTDANPDKLWSSQVDAISASASLTADGTINVSLVNASPTESYPVELAFEGLELTKAHGRVLSAQRIDAHNTFDDPEAVQPQVIRNLKTVANTIQITIPPASVSAVTAH; the protein is encoded by the coding sequence ATGAAGATCAGTTTTCAAATGCGAATTGGAGTTGCCCTTCTACTTCTGTGGGGTTGCACTCATCTTAGCCACGCACAAACAAAGATCGTTGTCGACGCCACGAAGGCGGATTCCGTCATCGCTCCCGAAATCTATGGGCAATTCGCGGAACACCTGGGAGGCTGCGTCTACGGTGGACTGTGGGTTGGCCCCGATTCGCAGATTCCCAACGAGCAAGGCTATCGCAAGGATGTTCTGGACGCGCTTAAGCGGCTCAACGTTCCGGTTCTTCGTTGGCCGGGCGGTTGCTTCGCAGACGACTACCACTGGCGTGATGGTATCGGGCCTCGCGACGACAGGCCCCGGACGCTGAATATCTACTGGGGCGGCGACGAGACGAATGCGTTTGGTACGCATGAGTTTCTCGATCTTTGCGAAATACTCGGTTGTGAAGCCTACGTGGCCGGAAACGTGGGTTCCGGCACGGTCGAAGAAATGCGTGAGTGGGTCGAGTACATGACAAGCGACTCGAACAGCACGCTCGCACAAATGCGGCGAATGAATGGGCGCGAGAAACCGTGGCGCGTCAAGTACTTCGGGGTCGGCAACGAGAACTGGGGCTGCGGAGGGAACATGACGGCCGAATATTACTCCGACCTCTATCGACGTTATGCCACATACGTTCGAAACTTCAGCGGCAATCACATCACAAAAGTCGCGAACGGACCAAGTGGTCGTGATGTACCGTTCATGGATACGCTGGTCCGCAACGCCCACAAGCAAGCCGACGCCTTCAGCATGCACTATTACGTTCTGCCCGGGGCCGACTGGAACGCGAAAGGAGACGCATTGAACTTTCCGGAGTCGGAGTGGTTCTCCGTGATGCAGCAGACATATCAAGTCGAGGATCTCATCAAGGACTACATCGCGATCCTGGACGAAGTCGATCCTAATCGACGGCTTGACCTTTATGTCGACGAATGGGGGACCTGGTACGACCAGGCCCCGGATGCACCATCCGCACTCTATCAGCAAAACACGATCCGGGACGCCGTTTCAGCTGCTCTGTTCTTCCACATCTTCCACGAACATGCCGACCGAATCACGATGGGAAACATCGCACAGGTCGTCAACGTGCTGCAAGCAATGATCCTGACTCGCGACGATCGAATGCTGCTGACGCCGACGTATCACGTCTTCGAAATGTACAAGATTCATCAAGGCGCAAAGCATATTCCCCTGGACGTGAACAGTCCGGCCTACACGTGCACGACCGCGAATGCACCACCAACCAATCCTTCCGCCAGTTTCAAAACTGACGCAAACCCCGACAAGTTGTGGAGCAGTCAGGTGGACGCCATCTCAGCGTCCGCGTCACTGACAGCGGACGGAACGATCAACGTGTCGCTGGTGAACGCATCACCGACAGAGTCCTACCCGGTTGAGTTGGCTTTCGAGGGCTTGGAGCTGACCAAAGCGCACGGCCGAGTGCTTAGTGCACAGCGGATCGATGCTCACAATACGTTTGACGATCCGGAAGCGGTGCAACCGCAAGTAATCCGAAACTTGAAGACCGTCGCAAACACGATCCAGATCACCATTCCGCCGGCAAGTGTCTCGGCAGTCACTGCTCACTAG